A region of Candidatus Dependentiae bacterium DNA encodes the following proteins:
- a CDS encoding protease inhibitor I42 family protein — protein sequence MKNIMLTLSLLCAGTVVIAEDAQQETMQVTPGQEFEITLDSNPSTGYGWRAKISDDSLLQELDKTYKTTVQAAQTPGAGGKDVFTFKALKNGTASITISYSRPWEGVEPAKVREYTITIGDAKEEKSCVNVDAAAYDTELAKALKIDEKKLKSAKKTAQRNMSKKTKK from the coding sequence ATGAAAAATATTATGCTAACATTGAGTTTGCTTTGTGCGGGAACCGTAGTAATTGCTGAGGATGCGCAACAAGAAACTATGCAAGTAACTCCTGGCCAAGAGTTTGAAATTACCTTGGATAGTAATCCGAGTACCGGCTATGGTTGGCGTGCTAAAATATCAGATGATAGTCTATTACAAGAACTTGATAAGACTTATAAAACTACTGTGCAAGCTGCTCAGACGCCCGGCGCAGGTGGCAAAGACGTTTTTACTTTTAAGGCATTAAAAAATGGAACAGCGTCGATAACTATTTCATATTCTCGACCTTGGGAAGGTGTAGAGCCAGCTAAAGTTCGTGAGTATACGATCACTATTGGTGATGCCAAAGAGGAAAAGTCATGTGTTAATGTTGATGCTGCTGCCTACGATACTGAACTGGCAAAAGCGCTTAAAATTGACGAAAAAAAGCTGAAATCTGCAAAAAAAACAGCACAGAGAAATATGAGTAAAAAAACAAAAAAATAA
- a CDS encoding ribose-phosphate pyrophosphokinase translates to MNSVIVAPQSHFELAQKIAQGFGKQLIVPEITQFADGDIEVTFADYTLLRGATVFIVQSTNPPTHYNLMQFLLLVHAVKNAGAARIVGVVPYFGYARQDKSIIPGGKGAAELVARMIEAAGVDELVVVELHAPLVATFFSIPVHSVSVVPLLIEHIEQQDIVLNETCIVAPDHGAQDRALAVADSLKVGHIVFAKERYAADQTRIGARSGDCVGTTAIIIDDMIDTGGTALHVCDALREQGFSTIYGYFVHPVLSGTAIDLLEKSHFTAVYVANTISLQKTSPKIKQFDISSLIIDTLKNIK, encoded by the coding sequence ATGAACAGTGTTATTGTAGCGCCGCAAAGCCACTTCGAGTTGGCTCAAAAAATAGCTCAAGGTTTTGGTAAACAACTTATTGTTCCTGAGATTACACAGTTTGCCGACGGTGATATCGAGGTTACTTTTGCTGATTACACACTTCTGCGTGGCGCAACCGTGTTCATTGTGCAATCGACCAATCCTCCAACACATTATAATCTTATGCAATTTCTGTTGTTAGTGCATGCGGTAAAAAATGCTGGCGCTGCGCGTATTGTTGGTGTTGTGCCCTATTTTGGGTATGCGCGGCAGGATAAAAGCATTATTCCTGGTGGCAAAGGGGCAGCAGAACTCGTAGCGCGCATGATAGAAGCGGCGGGGGTTGATGAACTCGTGGTTGTCGAATTGCATGCGCCACTTGTAGCAACCTTTTTTTCTATTCCAGTACATTCTGTTTCAGTTGTACCGTTACTCATTGAGCATATCGAGCAGCAGGATATTGTGTTGAATGAAACGTGCATTGTTGCGCCGGACCATGGAGCGCAAGACCGTGCACTAGCAGTTGCCGATAGCTTAAAGGTTGGGCATATTGTTTTTGCCAAAGAACGTTACGCTGCCGACCAAACACGCATTGGTGCCAGGTCAGGCGATTGTGTTGGAACAACAGCAATTATTATTGATGATATGATTGATACTGGTGGCACGGCGTTGCATGTGTGCGATGCGTTACGCGAACAAGGATTTTCAACTATTTATGGCTATTTTGTGCACCCGGTACTTTCGGGCACTGCTATTGACCTACTTGAGAAAAGTCACTTTACGGCAGTCTACGTTGCCAACACTATATCGCTACAAAAAACATCGCCGAAAATTAAACAGTTTGATATAAGTAGTTTGATTATTGATACGCTAAAAAACATCAAATAA
- a CDS encoding OmpH family outer membrane protein, with the protein MKNVNKFGLGLLLSVAIIGGVSVINAKTGEVAMPTTTKAELNTAVDVTRADLKVRVVDVSSAMQASEEGQDFAKKVEPRRQQLAQDIEAKGKAYEDAMTKLKSQASTMNEAALAKKKQELVKMERDYKDTLENSEGEMKLVIQQGTGIMIEGLSSSVEQLAKKEGLDLVVDKNSGQIVYSSGKADITAQVVKEMNKHYSSKLARNDKTASSVLTVVSNKKAPAAA; encoded by the coding sequence ATGAAAAATGTTAATAAATTTGGTCTAGGTTTACTGCTCAGCGTTGCTATTATTGGTGGCGTTTCTGTGATCAATGCAAAGACGGGCGAAGTAGCTATGCCAACCACTACTAAGGCAGAATTAAATACTGCTGTTGATGTTACTCGTGCAGATCTTAAAGTTCGTGTTGTCGATGTTTCTTCAGCAATGCAAGCTTCAGAAGAAGGTCAAGATTTTGCTAAGAAAGTTGAACCAAGACGTCAACAATTAGCGCAAGACATTGAAGCTAAGGGCAAAGCATACGAAGATGCAATGACTAAATTAAAATCACAAGCTTCGACGATGAATGAAGCTGCACTTGCTAAGAAAAAACAAGAACTTGTTAAAATGGAACGTGACTACAAAGATACTTTGGAAAATAGCGAAGGCGAAATGAAGCTCGTTATCCAACAAGGTACGGGCATCATGATCGAAGGCTTGAGCTCATCGGTTGAGCAATTAGCTAAAAAAGAAGGTTTAGACTTGGTTGTTGATAAGAACAGCGGTCAAATAGTCTATAGTTCAGGTAAAGCTGATATTACCGCTCAAGTGGTAAAAGAAATGAACAAGCATTATTCAAGCAAGCTTGCTCGTAACGACAAGACAGCATCAAGCGTGTTGACTGTTGTATCAAATAAAAAAGCTCCAGCTGCTGCGTAA
- a CDS encoding HAD-IC family P-type ATPase — MEPHQLTVAQLIRKLNTDAHNGLSYQEFYKRLAQYGPNKLLETPVKSWPAVFLSQFYNPLIYILLAAATIIFFAGPDKLDAFIISGVLLFNAIIGTIQEGRTRSILESLKQFIVSQCVVIRDGQKMLVNDEDLVVGDLILLQEGNRVPADARIIESNNLNIDEAILTGESMPVRKNIDIVEDEAILAERTNIAYKGTYILAGSGRAIVIATGAQTAIGKIHASTEEIQTDMPLKQELDRVSYVILIGIFLLCIGLFAIGFATGKPLKELLVMVTALFICVVPEGLPVVFTLVLVGGVYRMAKQNVLVKNMQAVEALGRADVIITDKTGTLTRNEMVVTDVFADQTSWKISGSGYHTQGSVMQGSKKMLLEEQSELTKLAIAASLLNSAEINYDAARDLFTIKGDPTEAALYVFSQKIGLVRDDLETSYKKIYEIPFDPLTPYHVGFYQKDSEGVAFIIGSPELVMQRSTIITPIMQKNLAEFLDSGLRVVAVAIKSFSIDNMPDQADKQLIFFKDQVKTDLTILGVVGIQDAIRPEVAGVITQARMAGLRIIMATGDHQKTALRVAKEVGIFTEGDRAIDGSEFNCLSDEELVRALDHTTVYSRVSPENKLRIITMFHRLGKIVAMTGDGINDVPSLIAADLGIAMGQIGTEVAKQSSDIVLLDDSFVNIVKAIEQGRHIFGALRRVILYFFTTNLGEVLIVLFALSLGLPLPITAAQILWLNLVTDGFLNIALSVEPEEPGLLHKSWLTRKLRLVDRNMILKSLFMALPMGIGSLLVFYANYKVDLAYARTMTLLTMAMFQWFNVWNCRSEKLSIVQSGLFSNRWLLLSTSFVLCLQFLLIYAPFMHAIFKTVPLSLDDWRIVIMVSSSIVVLEEVRKFVARFFARA, encoded by the coding sequence ATGGAGCCGCATCAATTAACGGTCGCACAACTTATTAGAAAATTAAATACCGACGCTCATAACGGGCTTTCTTATCAGGAATTTTACAAACGTTTGGCGCAATACGGTCCGAATAAATTATTAGAAACACCCGTCAAATCGTGGCCAGCTGTTTTTTTGAGCCAATTTTACAATCCATTAATTTATATTTTGTTGGCAGCTGCGACTATTATTTTTTTTGCAGGGCCTGACAAACTTGATGCCTTTATTATTAGTGGTGTTCTTTTGTTTAATGCCATTATTGGCACTATTCAGGAAGGACGCACTCGTTCAATTCTTGAAAGTTTAAAACAATTTATTGTCTCCCAGTGTGTGGTGATTCGTGATGGCCAAAAAATGTTGGTTAATGATGAGGATCTTGTTGTTGGGGATCTTATACTACTGCAAGAAGGCAATCGGGTTCCTGCCGATGCGCGGATTATTGAATCTAATAATCTGAATATTGATGAGGCTATTCTCACAGGAGAATCAATGCCGGTCAGAAAAAATATCGATATTGTTGAAGATGAGGCTATATTGGCCGAGCGTACCAATATAGCGTACAAAGGTACCTATATTCTTGCAGGTTCTGGGCGAGCCATCGTTATTGCAACGGGTGCACAGACAGCGATTGGTAAAATTCATGCATCGACTGAAGAAATTCAAACCGATATGCCGCTTAAACAAGAGCTTGATAGAGTTTCGTATGTTATTTTAATTGGCATTTTTTTATTGTGCATTGGTTTGTTTGCCATTGGTTTTGCAACCGGAAAGCCTCTCAAAGAGTTGTTGGTTATGGTCACGGCACTTTTTATTTGTGTAGTGCCTGAAGGGTTACCGGTTGTTTTTACCTTGGTGCTTGTAGGCGGTGTCTATCGTATGGCAAAGCAAAATGTGCTTGTTAAAAATATGCAGGCGGTTGAAGCATTGGGTCGTGCTGATGTTATTATTACTGATAAGACGGGTACATTAACACGCAATGAAATGGTGGTAACCGATGTTTTTGCCGACCAGACATCTTGGAAAATTTCTGGTTCAGGGTATCATACGCAAGGCTCAGTAATGCAAGGTAGTAAAAAAATGTTGCTTGAAGAGCAGTCAGAGCTTACTAAGCTTGCAATTGCAGCATCGCTTCTCAATAGTGCAGAGATTAATTATGATGCAGCACGCGATTTATTCACTATAAAGGGTGATCCAACAGAAGCAGCTTTGTATGTTTTTTCTCAAAAAATTGGACTAGTGCGTGATGATCTTGAAACAAGCTATAAAAAAATATATGAAATTCCCTTTGATCCATTGACGCCGTATCATGTTGGTTTTTATCAAAAAGACAGCGAAGGAGTTGCGTTTATTATTGGATCTCCTGAGTTAGTTATGCAACGGTCTACAATCATTACACCAATCATGCAAAAAAATTTAGCAGAGTTTTTGGATAGTGGGTTACGTGTTGTAGCGGTAGCAATTAAATCATTTTCTATAGACAATATGCCAGACCAAGCAGATAAGCAGTTAATATTTTTTAAAGATCAGGTAAAAACTGACTTAACAATACTTGGCGTTGTTGGCATACAAGATGCTATTAGGCCAGAAGTTGCAGGCGTTATTACGCAAGCACGTATGGCTGGGTTACGTATTATTATGGCGACAGGTGACCATCAAAAAACAGCACTGCGTGTAGCAAAAGAGGTAGGAATTTTTACCGAGGGCGATCGCGCAATTGATGGGTCTGAATTTAATTGTTTGTCTGACGAAGAATTAGTACGTGCATTGGATCATACCACGGTTTATTCTCGAGTGAGTCCAGAAAACAAATTAAGAATTATCACGATGTTTCATAGACTTGGCAAAATTGTGGCAATGACAGGCGATGGCATCAATGATGTGCCATCATTGATTGCCGCTGATTTGGGCATAGCTATGGGTCAAATAGGTACAGAAGTTGCCAAGCAGTCTTCCGATATAGTTTTGCTCGACGATTCTTTTGTGAATATTGTCAAAGCTATTGAGCAAGGCAGGCATATTTTTGGCGCTTTACGACGCGTTATTCTTTATTTTTTTACTACTAATTTAGGTGAAGTTTTAATTGTACTCTTTGCTTTGAGTCTGGGACTCCCTTTGCCGATTACCGCTGCGCAAATTTTATGGCTTAATTTAGTGACTGATGGTTTTTTGAATATAGCACTTTCTGTCGAACCGGAAGAACCTGGTTTATTACATAAAAGTTGGCTGACTCGTAAGCTGCGACTTGTGGATAGAAATATGATTTTAAAATCACTATTCATGGCGCTTCCTATGGGCATTGGGTCGCTTTTGGTGTTTTATGCAAACTATAAGGTCGATCTTGCGTATGCGCGAACCATGACGTTACTGACGATGGCGATGTTTCAGTGGTTTAATGTGTGGAATTGCCGGTCTGAAAAGCTATCTATTGTGCAGTCTGGATTGTTCAGTAATCGTTGGTTGCTGCTTTCAACATCTTTTGTGCTCTGTTTACAGTTCTTGTTGATCTATGCACCATTTATGCATGCTATTTTTAAAACAGTGCCTTTGTCTTTGGATGACTGGCGCATTGTTATTATGGTTTCGTCTTCTATCGTGGTGCTTGAAGAGGTGAGGAAATTTGTGGCAAGATTTTTTGCTCGGGCGTAA